From the genome of Hydrogenophilus thermoluteolus, one region includes:
- the hemC gene encoding hydroxymethylbilane synthase — MPHHGTPSRLVIATRESRLALWQARHVQSLLQRLYPDCTVELLGMTTRGDQILDRPLAKIGGKGLFVKELEVALLERRADLAVHSMKDVPMVLGDPFRLAAILPREIPEDAFVSNRYFSLDDLPPGAAVGTSSLRRQAQLIAQYPYLSVEPLRGNLDTRLRKLDEGRYDAIILASAGLKRLGLGARIRSVLPVAEMLPAAGQGALGIEVLTDRPDVAEWLAPLHDPETAACVLAERAFARRLGGSCEVPIAAYATPSDGQIWLRGLVAEPDGSEIFRGEIRGAFAEAETLGLHLAEQLIAEGAEALVARLACNAQAGLGS; from the coding sequence ATGCCGCATCATGGTACTCCGTCCCGTTTGGTGATCGCAACCCGGGAAAGCCGCTTGGCGCTCTGGCAAGCGCGCCATGTCCAGAGTCTGTTGCAACGATTGTATCCCGATTGTACGGTCGAACTCTTGGGAATGACAACGCGCGGTGACCAGATTCTCGACCGTCCGCTTGCGAAAATCGGCGGAAAGGGGCTTTTCGTCAAAGAGCTCGAGGTGGCGCTCCTCGAGCGTCGTGCCGACCTTGCGGTCCATTCGATGAAAGACGTGCCGATGGTGCTCGGTGACCCTTTCCGTCTTGCAGCGATCTTACCGCGGGAAATTCCGGAGGATGCCTTCGTTTCGAACCGCTACTTCAGCCTCGACGATTTGCCGCCCGGCGCAGCGGTGGGCACCTCGTCGTTGCGCCGCCAGGCGCAGTTGATCGCGCAATACCCCTATCTGAGCGTCGAACCGCTGCGGGGCAACCTCGATACGCGGCTGCGCAAGCTCGACGAGGGGCGGTACGACGCGATCATCTTGGCTTCCGCGGGGTTGAAACGGTTGGGGCTCGGGGCGCGCATTCGCAGTGTGTTGCCGGTGGCTGAGATGCTCCCGGCAGCGGGCCAGGGGGCGTTGGGTATCGAAGTGTTGACCGATCGACCCGATGTCGCCGAATGGCTCGCGCCGCTGCACGACCCCGAAACGGCGGCGTGCGTCCTCGCCGAGCGGGCGTTCGCGCGTCGGCTGGGGGGCAGTTGTGAGGTGCCGATCGCAGCGTACGCAACCCCGTCAGACGGGCAGATTTGGCTGCGTGGTTTGGTTGCCGAACCCGATGGCAGCGAAATTTTTCGCGGCGAAATACGTGGCGCGTTCGCCGAGGCCGAAACGCTCGGACTGCATTTGGCGGAGCAGCTGATCGCAGAAGGGGCAGAGGCGCTCGTTGCGCGGCTCGCGTGCAACGCCCAAGCTGGATTGGGGTCGTGA
- a CDS encoding uroporphyrinogen-III synthase, which produces MTTAQNMAIVAEKPAVWVTRPLAQTERLSALLRAHGWEPIVAPLLAIEPTVTEEAARQWSETLDGYRWVFFVSANAAQIAVPAIRDHRPWPPGPAVATVGAGSAAALRALGFPDVWYPVDGADSEAVLAASWTQPERVAGQSLLIVKGEGGRGLLTEALRARGAEVHEWICYRRRVARWLPHHWEPYAQGRIAALLITSSEAARGLPEAMGAERFEKVRERLLAVANHPRVAEALQTLGWRHVVTAPRPGDDALVATLQECYSREKVQ; this is translated from the coding sequence GTGACCACAGCGCAAAACATGGCGATTGTGGCAGAAAAGCCCGCCGTCTGGGTCACGCGGCCGCTTGCGCAAACCGAGCGGCTGAGCGCACTCCTGCGCGCGCACGGCTGGGAACCGATCGTCGCGCCGCTCTTGGCTATCGAACCGACGGTCACCGAGGAAGCGGCTCGCCAGTGGTCCGAGACGCTCGACGGCTATCGTTGGGTCTTTTTCGTCAGCGCCAACGCGGCGCAGATCGCGGTGCCAGCCATCCGTGACCACCGCCCGTGGCCGCCCGGTCCAGCGGTTGCCACCGTCGGTGCGGGCAGTGCTGCTGCATTGCGGGCGCTCGGTTTCCCCGATGTGTGGTACCCTGTGGATGGCGCCGACAGCGAAGCCGTGTTGGCTGCGTCGTGGACGCAACCCGAGCGCGTTGCCGGGCAGTCGCTTCTCATCGTCAAAGGAGAAGGGGGGCGCGGTCTGCTGACCGAAGCGCTCAGAGCCCGGGGCGCGGAGGTGCACGAATGGATCTGTTACCGCCGACGCGTCGCGCGCTGGCTGCCGCACCATTGGGAACCGTACGCACAAGGGCGGATTGCGGCGCTCCTTATCACCAGCAGTGAAGCAGCGCGGGGATTGCCCGAGGCGATGGGCGCGGAACGCTTCGAAAAGGTGCGTGAACGCCTCTTGGCGGTCGCCAACCATCCCCGCGTCGCTGAGGCGCTGCAGACGTTGGGGTGGCGGCACGTCGTCACGGCGCCGCGTCCGGGAGACGACGCGTTGGTGGCGACGCTACAGGAATGTTATTCGCGGGAGAAGGTGCAATGA
- a CDS encoding uroporphyrinogen-III C-methyltransferase — protein MTQKGNPRARSDKRARTDEAETLKDKDSKDSKDSQQESVSENAAETNRTEVVEEQSASPGAGAVTESSAPADTARAAASDGAVQPEQTPVQPETRSPQANNASRAGVWLGAVALLVALGGYGYTQYVVKRALDQALAERAEWAAQITAVTDQVKTQQAVLQTVQQQVAGLVGVDAQITALKEQLSQLETAFIETRERLARNEAALDRLQGIAKSAAEMTEALAKLGDRRWVVEAGEALAFAQRQLAWDGNLDAAQAALAALAARLKEADRPLLRELRKAVEADLLAVQSAPRVDVDGILAKLDALDDAIANAPFAYLAEVDAKHKVADTADASAPWYQRAWAAVVAFGRAVGQEWADWLRLERLDATAPELLSPEAATTLQLNISTWIAAARVAAQRGDETAYQTALAKLEKTLARYFDPNAPATQAANAAIAALKAERVHAERPTLARSLKALSEIETRLAAPDLQPMGKE, from the coding sequence ATGACGCAAAAAGGGAACCCACGCGCGCGTTCCGATAAGCGCGCAAGGACGGACGAGGCGGAAACGCTCAAAGACAAGGACAGCAAGGACAGTAAGGACAGCCAGCAGGAGTCCGTCAGCGAAAACGCCGCGGAGACGAATCGCACGGAGGTTGTCGAAGAACAATCCGCGTCACCCGGGGCGGGTGCGGTAACGGAATCGTCTGCCCCCGCGGACACCGCGCGTGCAGCGGCGTCCGATGGCGCAGTGCAACCGGAGCAGACACCCGTACAACCCGAAACGCGTTCGCCTCAGGCCAACAACGCGTCTCGGGCAGGCGTGTGGCTCGGTGCGGTGGCGCTCCTCGTTGCGTTGGGTGGGTATGGATACACCCAGTATGTCGTCAAACGGGCGCTCGATCAGGCGCTCGCCGAACGTGCCGAATGGGCGGCGCAAATCACCGCGGTCACCGATCAAGTCAAGACCCAGCAGGCCGTTTTGCAAACCGTCCAGCAGCAGGTTGCCGGACTCGTCGGTGTCGACGCCCAAATCACCGCACTCAAAGAGCAATTGAGCCAACTGGAGACGGCGTTCATCGAGACGCGCGAGCGGCTGGCACGCAACGAAGCGGCGCTCGATCGCCTGCAAGGTATCGCGAAAAGTGCGGCCGAAATGACCGAGGCGTTGGCGAAACTCGGGGATCGGCGCTGGGTCGTCGAAGCCGGCGAGGCACTGGCTTTCGCGCAACGGCAACTGGCGTGGGATGGCAATCTCGACGCCGCGCAAGCGGCGCTCGCGGCGCTCGCTGCCCGACTCAAAGAGGCCGACCGGCCGCTTTTGCGTGAACTGCGCAAAGCCGTCGAAGCCGACCTCCTGGCCGTTCAATCGGCGCCGCGCGTCGATGTCGACGGCATTTTGGCCAAGCTCGACGCGCTCGACGACGCGATCGCGAATGCGCCGTTCGCCTATCTTGCCGAGGTCGATGCCAAGCACAAAGTGGCGGATACCGCAGACGCCTCCGCGCCGTGGTACCAGCGGGCGTGGGCGGCAGTGGTCGCATTCGGCCGTGCCGTTGGTCAAGAGTGGGCCGATTGGCTGCGGTTGGAACGGCTGGACGCCACCGCGCCGGAACTGCTTTCGCCCGAAGCGGCGACTACGCTGCAGCTCAACATCAGCACCTGGATCGCCGCGGCGCGCGTTGCCGCGCAAAGGGGAGACGAAACGGCGTACCAAACGGCGTTGGCGAAACTGGAAAAGACCCTGGCGCGTTACTTCGACCCGAACGCGCCGGCCACCCAGGCCGCAAACGCGGCGATCGCCGCGCTCAAAGCCGAGCGCGTCCATGCCGAACGGCCCACGTTGGCGCGTTCGCTCAAAGCGCTCTCGGAAATCGAGACGCGCCTGGCAGCGCCTGACCTGCAACCCATGGGCAAGGAGTGA
- a CDS encoding heme biosynthesis protein HemY gives MRTVLAVLIAAVAAVAFALWFQTLDGYVVAVFPPYRFQLSSQLLVLLALLFLFVGYGVLRLVARIVGTPGAVRQWRERRRLQRALDALEMAVVGWELGKPKMSFKALDRAYRLKHGAAAAAAAACEAALAVRDEARAENALARIPDVGDWMAVRQVLEARFGLVFRRIDRLEAALTALERGGKVAPTVRERLRLEAGVQLERWEMALEAARKLRRHDALPAPEFLAVAVKAYPALLADALRRGRSFDAWWEAQPKDERQLPAIVAAVIRTLRSEGEAAQALRLAETFLRRRYATEVVAELLPSLPAEPVWLDRLERWLGDNENDPVLHEALLRLTLGLQLWGKAKGHYAQLLQLDPVRARVVAAETLLPPDRLALPWDRTPNATFPVPNSTENAAGADASASEAERAASQPPAAEAAADTESEPNPTARKA, from the coding sequence ATGCGAACCGTCCTTGCTGTCTTGATCGCCGCGGTTGCAGCGGTGGCGTTTGCACTTTGGTTCCAGACGTTGGATGGCTACGTCGTCGCGGTGTTTCCGCCCTACCGTTTTCAGCTCTCGAGCCAGCTGCTTGTCTTGCTGGCACTGCTGTTCCTCTTCGTGGGGTACGGCGTGCTCAGACTGGTGGCGCGGATCGTCGGCACGCCTGGCGCGGTACGCCAATGGCGGGAGCGCCGTCGCTTGCAGCGCGCGCTCGATGCGCTGGAGATGGCGGTCGTGGGGTGGGAGCTCGGTAAACCCAAAATGAGCTTCAAAGCCCTCGACCGTGCGTACCGGCTCAAGCATGGCGCCGCGGCGGCAGCGGCGGCAGCGTGCGAAGCGGCGTTGGCCGTACGTGACGAAGCGCGCGCCGAAAATGCGTTGGCGCGGATTCCGGACGTCGGCGACTGGATGGCCGTACGGCAGGTGTTGGAAGCCCGTTTCGGTTTGGTTTTTCGCCGCATCGATCGGTTGGAGGCTGCGCTGACGGCGCTCGAACGGGGCGGTAAAGTTGCGCCCACCGTCCGCGAGCGGTTGCGCTTGGAAGCGGGCGTACAGCTCGAGCGTTGGGAAATGGCGCTTGAGGCCGCGCGCAAACTGCGCCGTCATGATGCGTTGCCCGCGCCGGAATTCTTGGCGGTGGCGGTGAAAGCCTATCCGGCGTTGCTCGCGGACGCGTTGCGCCGCGGCCGCTCTTTCGACGCGTGGTGGGAAGCGCAACCCAAAGACGAACGGCAATTGCCCGCGATCGTTGCTGCGGTGATCCGCACGTTACGCAGCGAAGGGGAAGCAGCACAGGCGCTGCGGCTAGCCGAAACCTTCCTGCGTCGGCGCTATGCCACCGAAGTCGTTGCCGAGCTTTTGCCGTCGCTTCCTGCGGAACCCGTTTGGCTCGATCGCCTGGAGCGCTGGCTTGGTGACAACGAAAACGATCCCGTCCTGCACGAGGCGCTGCTGCGTTTGACCTTGGGGCTGCAGCTCTGGGGCAAAGCCAAAGGGCACTATGCGCAGTTGTTGCAACTCGATCCGGTGCGGGCGCGGGTCGTCGCCGCGGAAACCCTCCTCCCGCCGGACCGTCTGGCGTTGCCGTGGGATCGTACGCCGAACGCGACCTTCCCCGTTCCGAACAGCACGGAAAACGCTGCGGGGGCGGACGCTTCGGCGTCCGAAGCAGAGCGGGCGGCATCCCAACCTCCTGCCGCGGAAGCAGCGGCGGATACCGAAAGCGAACCGAACCCAACCGCGCGCAAGGCGTGA
- the dnaX gene encoding DNA polymerase III subunit gamma/tau, which translates to MTQLALARKWRPRDFSNLVGQDHVVRALTHALTTGRLHHAYLFTGTRGVGKTTISRILAKALNCEQGVRAEPCNACAACQAIDADRFPDYVEMDAASNRGVDEMAALLEQATYAPVAGRYKVYMIDEVHMLTGHAFNAMLKTLEEPPEHVKFVLATTDPQKIPVTVLSRCLQFNLRALSAAQIASRAATILTEEAIPFEPAALQRIGQAARGSMRDALSLLDQAIAYGAGTVSEAAVSEMLGLVSETVLIELLAALAARANDRYLTLVAQLAETSVAVDAVLASLAQLIHRVARRQFGGAPLEDARLEALAHEWDPEFVQLAYQIVVHGRRDVPLAPDERTGLEMVLLRLFAFAPQSQPAAQPVRTGPAPEPVASQPLSPPSPSASARVAAPAVARQDEERSEPPKPFRPAPPPQKTAPRQHDDAKPTATSSAANRAWLDLFPRLELDGLAQTLASHCAVVADDGTTWTMAVDALAHHWLKAKPELTQRVATAVAAAAPCKWQRRLRFEAATDVAGTPAKEEAAHWAERKRRILDKASQHPGVQVLCERLGLRIDPDAVHWPERSAEG; encoded by the coding sequence ATGACCCAATTGGCCCTGGCGCGTAAATGGCGCCCCCGTGATTTCTCCAACCTCGTCGGTCAAGATCACGTCGTCCGTGCGCTCACCCACGCGCTGACCACCGGGCGCTTACATCACGCCTATCTCTTTACCGGTACGCGCGGTGTCGGGAAAACCACGATCAGTCGGATCCTGGCCAAAGCGCTCAACTGCGAACAGGGCGTGCGTGCCGAGCCGTGTAACGCGTGCGCGGCGTGCCAAGCGATCGACGCCGACCGCTTTCCCGATTACGTCGAAATGGACGCCGCCTCCAACCGCGGCGTCGACGAAATGGCGGCGCTCCTCGAGCAAGCCACCTACGCACCCGTTGCCGGGCGGTACAAAGTCTATATGATCGACGAAGTGCACATGCTCACGGGGCATGCGTTCAACGCGATGCTGAAAACGCTCGAAGAGCCGCCCGAGCATGTGAAGTTCGTGTTGGCGACCACCGACCCGCAAAAAATCCCGGTCACGGTGCTCTCGCGCTGTCTGCAGTTCAACTTGCGCGCCCTTTCTGCGGCCCAGATCGCAAGCCGAGCGGCCACCATCCTCACCGAGGAGGCGATTCCGTTCGAACCGGCGGCGCTGCAACGGATCGGCCAAGCGGCGCGCGGTTCGATGCGCGACGCGCTGTCGCTCCTCGACCAGGCGATCGCCTATGGCGCCGGTACCGTGAGCGAAGCCGCGGTGAGCGAAATGCTCGGCTTGGTGAGTGAAACGGTGTTGATCGAACTCCTTGCGGCGTTGGCCGCGCGCGCGAACGACCGCTACCTCACGCTCGTAGCGCAGCTTGCGGAAACAAGCGTCGCGGTGGATGCGGTGCTGGCGTCGCTGGCGCAACTCATCCACCGCGTCGCCCGTCGGCAATTCGGCGGCGCGCCCCTCGAAGACGCGCGTCTGGAAGCGCTCGCGCACGAATGGGATCCGGAGTTCGTGCAGTTGGCGTACCAGATCGTCGTGCATGGGCGTCGTGACGTGCCGCTTGCGCCAGACGAACGAACGGGGCTCGAGATGGTGCTGCTGCGTCTCTTCGCGTTCGCACCGCAATCGCAGCCAGCGGCGCAGCCCGTGCGCACAGGGCCAGCGCCAGAGCCGGTCGCGTCGCAGCCACTGTCGCCACCATCACCATCAGCATCGGCACGCGTTGCGGCGCCTGCCGTAGCCCGACAGGACGAGGAGCGCAGCGAACCCCCAAAGCCGTTTCGCCCGGCGCCGCCACCGCAGAAGACGGCGCCGCGGCAACATGACGATGCCAAACCGACAGCGACAAGCAGCGCGGCAAACCGCGCGTGGCTCGACCTGTTTCCGCGCCTCGAACTGGACGGGTTGGCTCAAACGTTGGCGTCGCATTGTGCCGTGGTCGCCGACGACGGCACAACCTGGACGATGGCGGTCGACGCACTCGCACACCACTGGTTGAAGGCGAAGCCGGAATTGACCCAGCGCGTCGCAACTGCGGTTGCTGCCGCAGCGCCCTGCAAATGGCAGCGTCGTTTGCGGTTCGAGGCCGCTACTGACGTCGCCGGCACTCCGGCGAAAGAAGAAGCGGCGCACTGGGCGGAACGCAAACGGCGGATACTCGACAAAGCATCCCAGCACCCCGGCGTTCAGGTGCTCTGCGAACGGCTGGGGTTGAGAATCGACCCCGACGCGGTGCACTGGCCAGAACGCTCCGCTGAGGGATAA
- a CDS encoding YbaB/EbfC family nucleoid-associated protein, which produces MFNKAAISGLMRQAQKMQEKIQKIQEELAQTEVEGQSGAGLVKVVMTCKHDVRRVTIDPSVLDDREMLEDLIAAAFNDAVRRAEATVQEKMGEATAGLPLPPGMNLPF; this is translated from the coding sequence ATGTTCAACAAAGCGGCCATTTCGGGTCTGATGCGCCAAGCGCAGAAGATGCAGGAAAAAATCCAAAAGATCCAAGAGGAGCTCGCGCAGACCGAGGTCGAAGGGCAGTCGGGCGCCGGGTTGGTCAAGGTGGTGATGACCTGTAAGCACGACGTGCGACGCGTCACCATCGACCCTTCGGTGCTCGATGATCGCGAGATGCTCGAAGACCTCATTGCGGCAGCGTTCAACGACGCGGTTCGCCGTGCCGAAGCCACGGTGCAGGAGAAAATGGGGGAAGCCACCGCTGGGCTGCCCCTGCCGCCGGGCATGAATCTACCGTTTTGA
- the recR gene encoding recombination mediator RecR, with product MSQALNELIDALKHLPGLGPRSAQRLAHYLLNHDRAAAKRLARALARAAEVLVHCAECNTFSETPVCARCADPARDRSVVCVVETPADLEALDAAHVFQGCYYVLMGRLSPLDGIGPKALGIEKLLARIARPEVQEVVLATNFTAEGEATAQWLAERIAAAVPTCKITRLARGVPVGGELEYADPATIAYAWHDRRALIDQQS from the coding sequence ATGAGCCAAGCACTCAATGAATTGATCGACGCGCTGAAGCACCTGCCCGGTTTAGGGCCGCGCAGCGCACAGCGGCTCGCGCACTATCTCCTCAACCACGACCGTGCTGCCGCAAAACGCCTCGCGCGCGCGCTGGCGCGCGCGGCAGAGGTATTGGTGCACTGCGCCGAATGCAACACCTTTTCCGAAACACCGGTCTGCGCGCGTTGCGCAGACCCCGCGCGCGACCGCAGCGTCGTCTGCGTGGTCGAAACCCCGGCGGACCTCGAGGCGCTCGATGCGGCGCACGTGTTTCAGGGGTGCTATTACGTGTTGATGGGGCGGTTGTCACCGCTCGATGGCATCGGACCGAAGGCGTTGGGTATCGAGAAACTGCTGGCGCGCATTGCGCGACCGGAGGTGCAAGAGGTGGTGCTCGCGACCAATTTCACCGCGGAAGGAGAGGCAACCGCTCAATGGTTGGCTGAACGGATCGCGGCCGCGGTACCCACGTGCAAAATCACCCGTTTGGCGCGCGGGGTGCCCGTCGGCGGCGAGCTGGAATACGCCGATCCGGCAACGATCGCCTACGCTTGGCACGATCGGCGCGCGCTCATCGATCAACAGAGTTGA
- the petA gene encoding ubiquinol-cytochrome c reductase iron-sulfur subunit, whose amino-acid sequence MTHTAEPMDDNRRQLLVATSVVGGAGAVALAAPFVASFAPSERAKAAGAPVEVDISKVPPGEMIVVEWRGKPIWVLHRTPEMLESLKAVREKLADPDSEKSIQPPYAKNEHRSIKPEFLIVEGVCTHLGCSPSPKFQVGEASGISADWVGGYLCPCHGSMFDLAGRVFKHMPAPTNLPVPPHKYLTETKVLIGEDKA is encoded by the coding sequence ATGACACATACTGCCGAGCCGATGGACGACAATCGCCGGCAACTGCTGGTCGCAACGTCGGTTGTCGGAGGCGCAGGCGCGGTCGCGCTCGCAGCGCCGTTCGTCGCCAGTTTTGCCCCTTCCGAGCGCGCGAAAGCGGCGGGAGCGCCGGTTGAGGTCGACATTTCCAAAGTGCCGCCGGGCGAGATGATCGTCGTCGAGTGGCGCGGGAAACCCATCTGGGTGTTGCACCGCACCCCTGAAATGCTCGAGTCGCTCAAAGCGGTGCGCGAAAAGCTCGCGGATCCGGACTCCGAAAAATCGATCCAGCCACCTTATGCGAAGAACGAGCACCGCTCGATCAAACCGGAATTCCTGATCGTCGAAGGGGTGTGCACCCACCTCGGATGTTCCCCGTCGCCAAAATTCCAAGTGGGTGAGGCGAGCGGGATCAGCGCCGACTGGGTTGGCGGATACCTCTGTCCGTGCCACGGCTCGATGTTCGATCTTGCCGGTCGTGTTTTCAAGCACATGCCGGCGCCCACCAACTTGCCCGTGCCGCCCCACAAGTACCTCACGGAAACGAAGGTGCTGATCGGCGAAGACAAAGCGTGA
- a CDS encoding cytochrome b has translation MTSKSGLLQWIDERFPLSSTIEGHLTGYYAPKNLNFWYFFGSLALLVFVIQIVTGIFLVMNYKPDGTLNAAGVPVAFASVEYIMREVPGGWFIRYMHSTGASAFFIVVYLHMFRGLLYGSYRKPRELLWIIGVLIFLALMAEAFMGYLLPWGQMSFWGAQVIINLVSAIPVIGPDLAVFVRGDYVISDATLNRFFSLHVIAVPLVLLLLVAAHIVALHEVGSNNPDGIEIKKKKDATGKPLDGIPFHPYYTVKDMVGVAGFFIVFFAVVFFAPEGGGYFLEANNFIPADPLKTPPHIAPVWYFTPFYSILRAVTYPLFGLDAKFWGVVAMFAAVLIIAFLPWLDRSPVKSIRYKGPIFKIALTLFVIAFLILGYLGVLPPNPTRTLVAQICAVIYFAFFLLMPWYSKIDPCKPEPERVTWK, from the coding sequence ATGACGAGTAAATCCGGCTTGCTGCAGTGGATCGACGAGCGTTTCCCGCTCTCGTCCACGATTGAGGGGCACCTCACTGGTTATTACGCCCCGAAAAACCTCAACTTCTGGTATTTTTTCGGTTCGTTGGCGCTGCTGGTGTTCGTGATCCAGATCGTCACCGGAATTTTCTTGGTGATGAACTACAAGCCCGACGGCACCTTGAACGCTGCTGGGGTTCCGGTGGCGTTTGCCAGCGTCGAATACATCATGCGGGAAGTGCCCGGTGGTTGGTTCATCCGCTACATGCACTCCACCGGCGCGTCGGCGTTTTTCATCGTCGTCTATCTCCACATGTTCCGCGGGCTGCTCTACGGCTCGTACCGCAAACCGCGTGAGCTCCTCTGGATCATCGGCGTACTCATCTTCTTGGCGCTGATGGCCGAAGCGTTCATGGGCTACCTGTTGCCGTGGGGTCAGATGTCCTTCTGGGGCGCGCAGGTGATCATCAACCTGGTCTCCGCGATTCCCGTGATCGGTCCAGACCTGGCGGTCTTCGTTCGCGGTGACTACGTGATTTCGGACGCGACGCTCAACCGCTTCTTCTCGCTCCATGTGATCGCGGTGCCCTTGGTGCTGCTGCTTCTGGTTGCGGCGCACATCGTCGCGCTTCATGAAGTGGGTTCGAACAACCCGGACGGCATCGAGATCAAGAAGAAGAAGGACGCTACGGGCAAGCCGCTCGACGGGATCCCGTTCCACCCCTACTATACGGTCAAAGACATGGTCGGGGTGGCGGGCTTCTTCATCGTCTTCTTCGCAGTGGTCTTCTTCGCGCCGGAAGGGGGCGGTTACTTCCTCGAAGCGAACAACTTCATTCCGGCCGATCCCTTGAAGACGCCGCCGCATATCGCGCCGGTGTGGTATTTCACGCCGTTCTATTCGATCCTGCGCGCCGTCACCTACCCGCTCTTTGGGTTGGACGCGAAGTTTTGGGGCGTGGTCGCAATGTTCGCCGCGGTGCTGATCATCGCGTTCTTGCCGTGGCTCGACCGGTCACCGGTGAAATCGATCCGCTACAAAGGCCCGATCTTCAAGATCGCGCTCACCCTCTTCGTGATCGCGTTCCTCATCCTCGGCTATCTGGGCGTGTTGCCGCCGAACCCGACGCGGACCCTGGTCGCGCAGATCTGCGCGGTGATCTATTTCGCGTTCTTCCTGTTGATGCCGTGGTATAGCAAGATCGACCCGTGCAAACCCGAACCGGAAAGGGTGACCTGGAAATGA
- a CDS encoding cytochrome c1, with translation MKTNWISWLKKTAAVLAAAPTLLFAAEANVHIDKAPVSTNPVDLQHGAKLFVNYCLNCHAASMMRYNRLTEIGLTEQQIKDYLLFTGEKVGDLMTIAMRPKDAKKWFGATPPDLTLIARQKETLSYSGADWLYTYLRTFYRDDSRPTGWNNVVFPNVGMPHVLWELQGIQVAERSKDEHGNEHIKLSLAKPGLLSPAEYDKAVADLVSFLQWMGEPVAEKRKTIGIWVMLYLVVFFVLTYLLKKAYWKDVH, from the coding sequence ATGAAGACGAACTGGATTTCATGGCTCAAAAAAACGGCGGCAGTGCTCGCTGCCGCGCCAACGTTGCTCTTTGCCGCCGAGGCAAACGTCCACATCGACAAGGCGCCGGTTTCCACCAATCCGGTCGACTTGCAACATGGGGCGAAGCTCTTCGTCAATTACTGTCTCAACTGCCATGCGGCGAGCATGATGCGCTACAACCGCCTCACCGAAATCGGGCTCACCGAACAGCAGATCAAGGACTATCTGCTCTTTACCGGTGAGAAGGTCGGGGACCTGATGACGATCGCGATGCGTCCTAAAGACGCGAAGAAGTGGTTTGGCGCGACGCCGCCGGACCTTACCCTCATCGCGCGTCAGAAGGAGACGCTTTCCTATTCGGGTGCCGACTGGCTCTACACCTACCTGCGCACGTTCTACCGCGACGACAGCCGTCCTACCGGATGGAACAACGTCGTCTTCCCCAACGTCGGGATGCCACACGTGCTCTGGGAGTTGCAAGGTATCCAGGTTGCGGAGAGGAGCAAGGACGAACACGGTAACGAGCACATCAAACTGTCGCTCGCCAAACCCGGATTGCTTTCGCCCGCGGAATACGACAAGGCCGTTGCCGATCTCGTCTCGTTCTTGCAGTGGATGGGCGAACCGGTTGCCGAGAAACGCAAAACGATCGGCATCTGGGTGATGCTCTACCTGGTGGTCTTCTTCGTCCTCACCTATCTCCTGAAGAAGGCGTACTGGAAAGACGTCCACTGA
- a CDS encoding glutathione S-transferase family protein, whose protein sequence is MMNLYSSATDPFSHRCRIVLFEKGMDFEVTDVDLLDKREEVQRINPYGRVPVLVDRELILFEPNIINEYIDERFPHPQLMPADPVGRARARQLLATLEHEMFRHMRVLEESEDESEKERVRKYLAEQLEQLAPLLERQKFLFGEEYSMIDVAMAPLLWRLEHYQISLPKGAAVIHKYAERIFSRQGFIDALSPAEKLMRS, encoded by the coding sequence ATGATGAACCTCTATTCGAGCGCAACCGATCCCTTCAGCCATCGTTGCCGCATCGTGCTCTTCGAAAAAGGCATGGACTTCGAGGTAACCGATGTCGATCTGCTCGACAAACGCGAAGAGGTGCAGCGCATCAACCCCTACGGTCGCGTCCCAGTCCTGGTCGACCGTGAATTGATCCTGTTCGAGCCCAATATCATCAACGAATACATCGACGAGCGTTTTCCGCACCCGCAATTGATGCCCGCAGACCCCGTTGGTCGCGCGCGCGCGCGGCAATTGTTGGCGACGCTGGAACACGAAATGTTCCGCCATATGCGGGTGCTGGAGGAGAGCGAAGACGAAAGCGAAAAAGAGCGGGTGCGCAAATACCTGGCGGAGCAGCTCGAACAGCTCGCGCCGCTCCTCGAGCGGCAAAAGTTCCTTTTCGGTGAAGAGTATTCGATGATCGACGTCGCGATGGCGCCACTCTTGTGGCGACTCGAACATTACCAGATCAGCCTGCCCAAAGGGGCTGCAGTGATCCACAAGTACGCGGAGCGGATTTTCAGCCGCCAGGGATTCATCGACGCGCTCTCGCCAGCCGAAAAATTGATGCGGAGTTGA